The Pseudobacteroides sp. DNA segment ATAGGGCTTTTCTTATCCCTACCTCTGCAGATATTCCTTGATGCAATATCCCTGAATATCTCGTAAAGCCTTCTATTCCCCTGTTTGTTCCTAAAATTCTTGTCCTTGTCACCTGATGAGCAGGCAACCGGACTTATTCCACTATACCTACACATTTTATCGCTACTGGAAAACCTTCT contains these protein-coding regions:
- a CDS encoding transposase: RRFSSSDKMCRYSGISPVACSSGDKDKNFRNKQGNRRLYEIFRDIASRNICRGRDKKSPINDTFLEYYNKKISEGKTKRQALIAVMRQIAKVIYSMMIHQREYIKPTVSKTENA